Proteins encoded by one window of Cannabis sativa cultivar Pink pepper isolate KNU-18-1 chromosome 4, ASM2916894v1, whole genome shotgun sequence:
- the LOC115712525 gene encoding scarecrow-like protein 32 gives MMQFTTTSTTPTPTTTTITPPNIPPILLCNNLPIMNKTQLNRGHHHHRPWPGGFPTSKALGTSFGDANCMEQLLVHCANAIETNDVTLAQQILWVLNNIAQPDGDSNQRLTSAFLRALITRAARIGTSCIKMLASAVAVQTQNDDNLNVVFDVPHRFSVIDFATFIDLTPWHRFGFTAANAAILEAVEGFSVIHLVDLSSTHCMQIPTLLDAIASRHYEVTPVIKLTVVVAAEANDVVPPILDISYDELGLKLVNFARSRNIILEFRLVHSTYSDGFASLIEHLRLQQQQYLVNNNHNYEITPEALVINCHMMLHYIPEETLINSNNNNNDNDINCSSSSSSLRSMFLKSIRSLDPNVVVLVDEDADLTSNNLVCRLRSAFNFLWIPYDTVETFLPKGSKQRQWYEADIGWKIENVIANEGVQRVERLEPKSRWVQRMRNASFRSVGFGEEAVSEVKTMLDEHAAGWGLKKEDEDHLVLTWKGHNVVFATLWMPASVALTTTN, from the exons ATGATGCAATTCACTACTACCAGTACTACTCCTACTCCTACTACTACAACAATTACACCTCCAAATATTCCTCCAATATTATTGTGTAATAATCTTCCTATTATGAACAAAACCCAATTAAACCGaggtcatcatcatcatcgtccATGGCCAGGAGGTTTCCCAACCTCCAAGGCCTTAGGAACCTCCTTTGGGGACGCCAATTGCATGGAGCAACTTCTAGTTCATTGCGCCAACGCCATTGAAACCAACGACGTCACTTTGGCCCAACAGATCTTGTGGGTCCTCAACAACATAGCTCAACCAGACGGAGATTCAAACCAGAGACTCACCTCAGCTTTCCTCCGAGCCCTAATCACACGCGCCGCACGCATCGGCACCAGCTGCATCAAGATGCTCGCCTCAGCCGTTGCAGTTCAAACCCAAAACGACGATAATCTCAACGTCGTTTTTGACGTTCCACACAGATTCTCAGTCATTGACTTCGCTACCTTCATCGACTTGACACCCTGGCACCGCTTCGGCTTCACAGCCGCTAACGCAGCCATCCTAGAAGCCGTCGAGGGCTTTTCGGTAATTCACTTGGTCGATTTGAGCTCAACTCACTGCATGCAGATCCCAACCTTACTCGACGCCATTGCCTCCCGACACTACGAG gTGACACCTGTAATCAAACTGACGGTAGTGGTGGCAGCAGAAGCAAACGACGTCGTTCCACCAATCCTTGACATCTCATACGACGAACTCGGTTTAAAGTTGGTCAACTTCGCTCGGTCAAGAAACATAATTCTAGAATTTCGGTTAGTTCATTCAACTTACTCAGACGGTTTCGCTTCACTAATCGAACATCTCCGACTCCAACAACAACAGTACTTagttaataataatcataattacgAAATAACCCCCGAAGCTCTCGTTATTAACTGTCACATGATGCTTCATTACATCCCAGAAGAAACCCTCATAaacagtaataataataataatgataatgatatTAACTGTTCATCATCGTCATCCTCTCTGAGATCAATGTTTTTGAAATCGATTCGGAGTTTGGATCCAAACGTGGTCGTTTTAGTGGATGAAGACGCAGACTTAACGTCTAATAACTTGGTGTGTAGATTAAGGTCTGCGTTTAACTTTCTTTGGATACCTTATGACACGGTGGAGACTTTTCTTCCTAAGGGGAGTAAACAAAGGCAGTGGTACGAAGCCGATATTGGTTGGAAGATTGAGAACGTAATTGCTAATGAAGGAGTTCAGAGAGTGGAGAGGCTTGAGCCGAAGAGTAGGTGGGTTCAGAGGATGAGAAATGCGAGTTTTCGGAGCGTTGGATTCGGAGAAGAAGCTGTTTCGGAGGTTAAGACTATGCTTGATGAACATGCTGCTGGTTGGGGACTTAAGAAGGAAGATGAAGATCATCTTGTTCTtacttggaaaggacataatgtTGTTTTTGCTACTCTTTGGATGCCTGCTTCTGTTGCACTAACtactactaattaa